A region from the Flavobacteriales bacterium genome encodes:
- a CDS encoding GNAT family N-acetyltransferase: MLIPFGPEHFAFIISWVDSPELMFQYSGPDYPYPRTEERLAEYTETVHDRDRFMYRHDGQVIGYGEVLYNGEFQPRLGRLLIGPKALRKKGHGTRMIRELIDYCKRHDPGQRVYLYVFTDNKNAIRSYTTVGFVKSRPEPKHLLELQKSARLMHFD; encoded by the coding sequence ATGCTGATTCCATTTGGACCTGAACACTTCGCTTTCATCATCTCGTGGGTCGATTCCCCTGAGCTCATGTTTCAGTATTCGGGACCGGATTACCCCTACCCTCGGACGGAGGAAAGGTTGGCTGAGTATACCGAAACGGTTCACGATCGCGATCGATTCATGTACCGGCACGATGGTCAGGTGATTGGATATGGCGAGGTGCTGTACAACGGCGAGTTTCAACCTAGATTGGGACGGCTACTCATCGGGCCGAAGGCCCTTAGAAAAAAAGGACATGGAACTCGCATGATCCGGGAGCTCATTGATTATTGTAAGCGCCACGATCCCGGTCAACGTGTCTATTTGTACGTTTTTACCGACAACAAGAACGCTATTAGGAGTTATACAACGGTCGGATTCGTAAAATCACGGCCCGAGCCCAAGCACCTTCTGGAACTTCAGAAATCGGCCCGGCTTATGCATTTCGATTAG
- a CDS encoding SDR family oxidoreductase encodes MLRDDALEGKRIVLTGGGTGLGRSMATYFSKLGAKVAITSRRIEVLRETAKEMSAESGNEVFPIQCDVRDYEQVEAMRDAAIEAMGGVDVLLNNAAGNFISPTERLSHRAFDAVIDIVLRGTNYCSLAFGKHWIEQKQQGTVLNIVTSYAFTGSGYVVPSATAKAGVLALTRSLAVEWAKYGIRFNAIAPGPFPTKGAWDRLLPGDLKEKLDPAQRIPLGRVGEHQELANLAAYLVSDFSAYMNGEVVTIDGGEWLKGAGQFNQMDLVPQEMWDLLEAMRKKS; translated from the coding sequence ATGTTGCGCGACGATGCGCTCGAGGGAAAACGAATCGTTTTAACTGGCGGAGGTACCGGCTTGGGGCGCAGTATGGCGACCTATTTTTCGAAACTCGGTGCCAAAGTGGCGATCACGAGTCGCAGAATCGAAGTGCTTCGGGAAACCGCCAAAGAAATGAGTGCAGAATCGGGTAACGAAGTGTTCCCAATTCAGTGCGACGTGCGTGATTACGAGCAGGTTGAAGCCATGCGTGACGCCGCCATTGAAGCCATGGGAGGCGTAGATGTATTGCTCAACAACGCCGCAGGTAATTTTATTTCACCTACCGAAAGACTTTCACATCGTGCCTTTGATGCGGTTATCGACATTGTCCTCAGAGGGACCAATTACTGCTCCTTGGCCTTTGGTAAACACTGGATCGAACAGAAGCAACAAGGTACTGTACTTAACATCGTTACATCCTACGCCTTTACCGGGTCCGGATACGTTGTACCATCGGCCACGGCAAAGGCAGGTGTGTTGGCCTTGACCCGCTCCTTGGCCGTTGAATGGGCGAAGTACGGAATTCGATTCAATGCGATCGCTCCGGGTCCATTCCCGACAAAAGGCGCATGGGATCGATTGCTTCCGGGAGACTTAAAAGAAAAGCTGGACCCTGCACAACGCATTCCCTTGGGTCGAGTTGGAGAACATCAGGAATTGGCCAACTTAGCAGCTTATCTTGTTTCTGATTTCTCAGCATATATGAACGGCGAGGTCGTGACCATCGACGGAGGCGAATGGCTCAAAGGAGCCGGACAGTTCAATCAAATGGACTTGGTTCCACAAGAAATGTGGGACTTGCTCGAGGCTATGCGTAAGAAGAGTTAA
- a CDS encoding helix-turn-helix transcriptional regulator, giving the protein MKNNARLERARLKMTQAELADRIGVSRQSIIAIESAKYVPSTVLALKMAEVFDCTVEALFELESDD; this is encoded by the coding sequence ATGAAGAATAATGCACGACTTGAACGGGCGCGCTTAAAAATGACCCAGGCCGAATTGGCGGATCGAATAGGTGTGAGCCGGCAATCCATCATTGCCATTGAGTCGGCCAAGTACGTGCCGAGTACTGTTTTGGCACTGAAAATGGCCGAGGTGTTCGACTGTACGGTTGAGGCCTTGTTTGAATTGGAGTCGGACGACTAA
- a CDS encoding PhoH family protein: MAKAKKQKKIFVLDTSVIIHDHRSILNFEEHDVAIPITVLEELDEFKRGNDTKNYEARQFIRYIDELSGSHSLQEWTPINGPKHGQFKVIMNKPDLKINAEEVYVGKKMDHKILNAALSMTLEEKDKKVILVTKDVNLRLKAKALNMHAEDYETGKIKDVENLHTGKAIVDGVPQRFIDTLFKSPTVDADKAEKHFELVNNHYYILKSIKSSALTYYNPFEHTIERVEKKMTYGIKPRNAEQTFAMHAILNPEIKLVSLQGVAGTGKTLLALAGSLEQRRNFKQVYLARPIVPLSNKDIGYLPGDIKSKINPYMQPLWDNLKFIKNQFNEQDKEYKRIDEMANQEKIIVTPLAYIRGRSLSNVIFIVDESQNLTPHEVKTIISRAGENTKIIFTGDIHQIDTPYLDSQSNGLSYLIDKLKGDRLFAHITLEKGERSELANLANELL, from the coding sequence ATGGCGAAGGCGAAGAAGCAGAAGAAGATCTTTGTGCTAGACACTTCGGTCATCATACACGACCACCGTTCTATACTTAATTTCGAAGAACACGACGTGGCCATTCCGATCACGGTGTTGGAGGAGCTCGACGAATTCAAGCGAGGCAACGATACGAAGAATTACGAAGCACGTCAATTCATTCGTTATATCGACGAGCTGTCGGGCAGCCACAGTTTGCAGGAGTGGACACCAATCAATGGCCCTAAACACGGGCAGTTCAAGGTAATCATGAACAAGCCCGACCTCAAGATCAATGCGGAAGAGGTGTACGTGGGTAAGAAAATGGACCACAAGATCCTGAATGCCGCGCTGAGCATGACCCTCGAAGAGAAAGATAAGAAGGTCATCTTGGTGACGAAGGACGTGAACCTGCGTCTGAAGGCGAAGGCCTTGAACATGCACGCTGAGGATTATGAAACGGGTAAGATCAAGGATGTAGAAAATCTGCACACGGGCAAGGCCATCGTAGATGGTGTGCCGCAGCGATTCATCGATACGCTGTTTAAGTCGCCGACCGTAGATGCCGACAAGGCCGAAAAGCACTTTGAGTTGGTCAACAACCATTACTACATACTCAAGAGCATCAAGAGTTCTGCTCTGACGTATTACAATCCGTTTGAGCACACGATCGAGCGTGTAGAGAAGAAGATGACCTACGGCATTAAGCCGCGAAACGCGGAGCAGACCTTTGCGATGCATGCGATACTGAATCCGGAGATCAAGCTGGTTTCGTTACAAGGCGTGGCCGGTACCGGAAAAACGCTTTTAGCACTTGCCGGAAGCTTGGAGCAGCGCAGGAATTTCAAGCAGGTTTATTTGGCCAGGCCTATTGTTCCGTTGAGCAACAAGGATATCGGCTATTTGCCGGGAGACATCAAATCGAAGATTAACCCGTACATGCAGCCGCTTTGGGACAATTTAAAGTTCATCAAGAACCAGTTCAATGAGCAGGACAAAGAATACAAGCGCATTGACGAAATGGCGAATCAAGAAAAGATCATCGTAACTCCATTGGCCTATATCCGCGGGCGAAGCTTGTCGAACGTGATCTTCATCGTAGATGAATCGCAGAATTTAACGCCACATGAGGTTAAGACGATCATTTCCAGGGCAGGGGAGAACACCAAGATCATCTTTACGGGTGACATTCACCAGATTGATACGCCGTACCTCGACTCACAGTCGAACGGGTTGTCGTACTTGATCGATAAACTCAAAGGGGATAGGTTATTCGCGCACATCACCTTAGAGAAAGGGGAGCGCTCTGAATTGGCCAATTTGGCCAATGAACTACTGTAG
- a CDS encoding histidine phosphatase family protein — protein sequence MKKLFVVRHAKSSWKMAEVADVDRPLKGRGVRDAYNTAEWLAEQGDMPEVLISSPATRALHTALIFAQRMNIPFSDIIIKESIYGADTKHLRQIVASINNEYSSVMIFGHNPTITHFVNHCIEHHIDHVPTTGVACLKFDVTSWAQIDQNADLMFFDYPKKRVQKKD from the coding sequence ATGAAGAAGCTTTTCGTTGTTCGTCACGCCAAGAGCAGTTGGAAAATGGCCGAGGTTGCCGATGTGGATCGTCCGCTCAAAGGGCGCGGGGTTCGCGATGCCTACAATACCGCAGAGTGGTTGGCAGAACAGGGCGACATGCCGGAGGTCTTGATCTCTAGTCCGGCCACGCGCGCATTGCATACGGCCTTGATCTTTGCCCAACGTATGAATATTCCCTTTTCGGATATCATCATCAAGGAGTCGATCTACGGGGCCGATACCAAGCACCTTCGACAGATCGTGGCTTCGATAAATAATGAATATTCTTCGGTCATGATCTTTGGTCATAATCCGACCATCACGCATTTTGTCAATCACTGCATTGAGCACCACATAGATCATGTGCCTACGACCGGGGTCGCGTGTCTCAAATTCGATGTAACTTCATGGGCTCAAATTGATCAGAACGCAGACCTGATGTTTTTCGATTATCCGAAGAAGCGGGTGCAGAAAAAGGATTGA
- the ppk1 gene encoding polyphosphate kinase 1, which translates to MEKPHYIDREKSWLLFNGRVLQEAADDTVPLIERMRFLGIFSNNLDEFFRVRYATIRRLSVLGNQAADLLAGVSPKALLSEISAVVIEQQHMFEDILAQIRTDLRSEGIHMVDEKGLDERQIEFIDDYFEERLSPALVPIMLNYVDEFPMLRDKSIYHAVKLVKDNGNRVDYALIEIPTEVFPRFVVLPNRGNDKYIMYLDDVIRHFLHRIFATFEFDELEAFTIKLTRDAELDIDNDISRSFIDKISRSVKARKKAEPVRFVYDKMMPQDLLDFLMHGLEADAESDSLIPGGRYHNKKDFMDFPNVGGPQLEYKSHQPAKRPELDSEVSFLRILDERDILLHYPYQSFSYLIRMLREAAIDPQVSSIKATLYRAAKNSQFLNALVNAAKNGKNVTVVIELQARFDEEANIKWTQRLQDEGVNVIYGVPGLKVHSKLVLINRKNDDGSKTRYTCVSTGNFNEKTARLYCDYALYTSDKRITKEVNQVFKFFRNNFNIPEYDHLIVSPHYTRKAIYDLIDEEIEKFTSGREALLHFKMNGLVDEEMIDKLYEASKAGVQIKLNIRGICSLIPGIPGLSENSEAISIVDKFLEHARVYVFGAGAAAKVYISSADLMTRNLDNRVEVTVPIYDDEARQEILSNLEIGWMDNVKSRWHDQDYDNKYRRTGASERNRSQVMLQKYYADKEDHS; encoded by the coding sequence ATGGAAAAACCACATTACATTGACCGCGAAAAGAGTTGGCTCCTCTTTAATGGGCGTGTTTTGCAGGAAGCAGCCGATGACACCGTTCCCCTGATCGAGCGAATGAGATTTTTGGGGATATTTTCTAACAACCTCGACGAATTCTTTCGCGTTCGCTATGCGACCATTCGCCGTTTATCGGTGTTGGGTAATCAAGCCGCCGATTTGCTCGCCGGCGTATCTCCCAAGGCATTATTGTCGGAGATCAGTGCTGTGGTAATAGAGCAGCAACATATGTTCGAGGATATTCTGGCCCAAATAAGGACCGATCTGCGATCGGAAGGAATTCACATGGTGGATGAAAAGGGTCTTGACGAACGTCAGATCGAGTTCATCGACGATTATTTTGAAGAGCGGTTGAGTCCGGCACTGGTTCCGATCATGCTCAACTACGTTGATGAGTTTCCGATGTTGCGCGATAAATCGATCTATCACGCCGTAAAGTTGGTCAAAGATAATGGCAATCGCGTGGACTACGCACTAATCGAGATTCCGACCGAGGTATTCCCCCGCTTCGTAGTGTTGCCCAATAGGGGTAACGATAAGTACATTATGTACTTAGACGATGTGATTCGCCATTTCCTTCACCGGATATTCGCGACGTTTGAGTTCGATGAGCTCGAGGCATTTACTATTAAGCTTACCCGGGATGCGGAACTGGACATTGATAACGACATTTCGCGATCGTTCATCGACAAGATATCCAGATCGGTCAAAGCGCGGAAAAAGGCGGAGCCCGTGCGCTTCGTATACGATAAAATGATGCCCCAAGACCTGCTCGACTTTCTGATGCATGGGCTGGAAGCGGATGCCGAAAGCGATAGTTTGATCCCGGGAGGTCGATACCATAACAAAAAGGACTTCATGGACTTTCCCAACGTTGGCGGTCCACAGTTGGAGTACAAATCGCATCAGCCCGCAAAGCGGCCAGAGCTTGACAGCGAGGTGAGTTTTTTACGGATTTTGGACGAACGCGACATTTTGTTGCATTATCCCTATCAAAGCTTTTCGTATCTCATCCGCATGCTGCGCGAGGCGGCCATTGATCCGCAGGTATCCAGTATTAAGGCTACCTTGTACCGAGCCGCCAAGAACTCTCAGTTCTTGAATGCTTTGGTAAATGCGGCAAAGAACGGAAAAAACGTCACGGTCGTGATCGAGCTGCAAGCGCGGTTCGATGAAGAGGCCAATATTAAGTGGACGCAACGCTTGCAGGACGAGGGGGTAAATGTGATCTACGGTGTTCCGGGACTCAAGGTCCACAGCAAACTCGTGTTGATCAATCGAAAGAACGACGATGGCAGTAAAACACGCTACACGTGCGTATCGACAGGAAACTTTAACGAGAAGACCGCTCGCTTGTATTGCGATTACGCACTATATACCTCCGACAAGCGCATCACGAAGGAGGTGAACCAAGTCTTTAAGTTCTTCAGGAACAACTTTAATATTCCGGAATACGATCACTTGATCGTTTCGCCACATTATACGCGAAAGGCGATCTACGACCTTATCGATGAAGAGATCGAGAAGTTCACATCGGGCCGAGAGGCCCTTCTACACTTCAAAATGAACGGTTTGGTCGACGAAGAGATGATCGATAAACTGTACGAGGCCTCGAAAGCCGGGGTTCAGATCAAGCTGAATATTCGCGGTATATGCTCTTTGATTCCCGGAATTCCCGGGCTTTCGGAGAATAGTGAAGCCATTTCCATCGTCGATAAATTTTTGGAGCACGCTCGGGTGTACGTTTTCGGCGCGGGAGCCGCCGCGAAGGTGTATATTTCGTCGGCGGATCTGATGACTCGTAACCTCGATAACAGAGTCGAAGTTACCGTTCCGATTTACGACGACGAGGCGCGTCAGGAGATACTTTCTAACCTAGAGATCGGCTGGATGGACAATGTGAAGTCGCGCTGGCACGACCAGGATTACGACAATAAGTATCGCCGTACCGGAGCCAGTGAGCGGAATCGTTCGCAGGTGATGCTACAAAAGTATTATGCAGATAAAGAAGATCATTCGTGA
- a CDS encoding exopolyphosphatase: MNYKRIAGIDIGSNAIRLLICNVIDTQEGPVFKKSSLIRVPIRLGADVFTQGKIGNRNSKRLIHAMKAFKHLMLVNDVVDYKACATSAMREAENGTSVIAKLAKESDIHINIISGKEEADIIYSTHIEQLLDPKRTYLYVDVGGGSTELTLFSGQDKVTSKSFNIGTIRILTERVKPKHWDQMSKWVEEKTEGYKSVEIIGSGGNINKLFKMSGQLIGKPINLKYLNETLESIEGLTLEERVLKLDLNVDRADVIVPASKIFATVMEACDAKRVHVPKIGLADGIVRTIYRERYLNSSYA, from the coding sequence TTGAATTACAAAAGAATAGCGGGAATTGATATCGGATCCAACGCCATTAGGTTATTGATCTGCAATGTGATCGACACGCAGGAAGGGCCCGTTTTCAAGAAAAGCTCACTCATTCGCGTGCCTATTCGACTTGGTGCAGACGTATTTACACAAGGAAAGATTGGAAATCGCAATTCGAAGCGCTTGATCCATGCCATGAAGGCGTTCAAGCATCTAATGCTGGTGAACGATGTGGTCGACTATAAAGCCTGTGCGACCTCGGCTATGCGCGAGGCCGAGAATGGGACTTCGGTCATTGCCAAGCTCGCGAAGGAAAGCGACATTCACATCAACATCATCAGCGGAAAAGAAGAGGCGGATATTATTTATTCTACCCACATAGAGCAACTGCTCGACCCCAAACGTACGTACCTGTACGTCGATGTGGGAGGGGGTAGTACTGAATTGACCTTGTTCAGCGGTCAAGATAAAGTCACATCGAAGTCATTCAACATAGGCACCATTCGAATACTCACAGAAAGGGTGAAACCAAAGCATTGGGATCAAATGAGTAAATGGGTCGAGGAAAAGACCGAAGGTTACAAGAGTGTTGAGATCATTGGTTCCGGAGGAAACATCAACAAGCTCTTTAAAATGTCCGGCCAGCTAATTGGTAAGCCGATCAACCTCAAGTACTTGAATGAAACACTTGAGAGCATTGAAGGACTAACGCTTGAAGAGCGAGTTTTAAAACTCGACTTGAACGTAGACCGGGCCGATGTAATCGTTCCGGCGTCAAAGATTTTTGCAACGGTCATGGAAGCCTGTGATGCAAAGCGGGTTCACGTGCCCAAGATCGGATTGGCCGACGGAATTGTGCGCACCATATACCGCGAGCGATACCTTAACTCTTCTTACGCATAG